The Zalophus californianus isolate mZalCal1 chromosome 8, mZalCal1.pri.v2, whole genome shotgun sequence genome has a segment encoding these proteins:
- the ZHX3 gene encoding zinc fingers and homeoboxes protein 3, with translation MASKRKSTTPCMIPVKTVVLQEASAEAQPAEALPEGPQQELPPEVPAGSSETAQKSSSTDGPALANGHRSTLDGYSYSCKYCDFRAQDITQFVGHMNSEHTDFNKDPTFVCTECSFLAKTPEGLSLHNAKSHLGEASFVWNVAKPDNHVVVEQSVPESTCTPDLSSEPNAEGTDGQAEIIITKTPIMKIMKGKAEAKKIHTLKENIPSQPVGDTALPNPPAGETEAKEGDHHFVNGAVPVSQPATNPAKGPHAANGPLLGAVPVLPAGIAQFLPLQQPPPLHAQHHGHQPLPTSKSLPKVMIPLSSIPTYNAAMDSNSFLKNSFHKFPYPTKAELCYLTVVTKYPEEQLKIWFTAQRLKQGISWSPEEIEDARKKMFNTVIQSVPQPTITVLNTPLVANAGGVQHLIQAALPGHVVGQPEGTAGGLLVTQPLMANGLQAPSSSLPPTVTSVPKQPTVAPVNTVCSNTTSAVKVVNAAQSLLTACPSITSQAFLDASIYKNKKSHEQLSALKGSFCRNQFPGQSEVEHLTKVTGLSTREVRKWFSDRRYHCRNLKGSRAVLPGDPGAIVIDPGPEAPFSPSLAKAPEVPCVPPAATLAAPPSTRRQAWHQTPDFTPTKYKERAPEQLRALESSFAQNPLPPDEELDRLRTETKMTRREIDSWFSERRKRVSAEDPKRADEGPAPEEEEEEEEEEAGEEEPGGGPRAPGEDGPLEGLGSRGLAERKVSPIKINLKNLRVTEANGANGRSELPGPGACEPEEDGPGQPAEQPPGKASCKKTAQQRHLLRQLFVQTRWPSTQDYDAIMAQTGLPRPEVVRWFGDSRYALKNGQLKWYEDYKRGNFPPGLLVVTPGNRELLQDYYLTHKTLREVDLQSLCDKTQMSSQQVKQWFAEKMGEETRAVADAGSEDQGAGEAAAIHQGMGDAYLEVSENSESWEPGAPEASSEPFDAPSPQAGLQLETD, from the exons ATGGCCAGCAAGAGGAAATCCACCACCCCGTGCATGATCCCTGTGAAGACCGTGGTGCTGCAGGAGGCCAGTGCGGAGGCCCAGCCTGCGGAGGCATTACCCGAAGGCCCCCAGCAGGAGCTGCCCCCTGAAGTGCCTGCCGGCAGCAGCGAGACTGCCCAGAAGTCCAGCAGTACCGACGGCCCCGCCCTGGCCAACGGGCACCGGAGCACTTTGGATGGCTATTCGTATTCCTGCAAATACTGTGATTTCAGAGCCCAGGACATAACCCAGTTTGTGGGACATATGAACTCAGAGCACACAGATTTTAATAAGGATCCAACTTTTGTATGCACTGAATGCAGTTTTCTGGCAAAAACTCCTGAGGGGCTTTCTCTGCACAATGCTAAGAGTCACTTGGGGGAAGCCAGCTTTGTGTGGAATGTGGCCAAGCCAGACAATCATGTGGTCGTGGAACAGAGCGTCCCCGAGAGCACCTGTACTCCTGACCTATCGAGTGAGCCCAACGCCGAAGGGACCGACGGACAGGCCGAAATCATCATTACCAAAACTCCAATCATGAAGATAATGAAAGGCAAAGCTGAAGCCAAAAAAATTCATACGCTCAAGGAGAACATCCCCAGTCAGCCTGTGGGTGACACAGCCTTACCAAACCCACCAGCCGGGGAGACCGAGGCGAAAGAGGGGGACCACCACTTTGTCAATGGGGCAGTCCCGGTCAGTCAGCCGGCCACCAACCCGGCCAAAGGGCCGCATGCGGCCAATGGGCCCCTGCTGGGAGCGGTGCCGGTTCTGCCGGCCGGCATAGCGCAGTTCCTCCCCCTGCAGCAGCCGCCCCCACTGCACGCCCAGCACCACGGCCACCAGCCGCTGCCCACATCCAAGTCCCTCCCCAAGGTGATGATCCCCCTGAGCAGCATTCCCACCTACAATGCGGCCATGGACTCCAACAGCTTTCTGAAGAACTCGTTCCACAAGTTCCCCTACCCAACCAAAGCTGAGCTCTGCTATTTGACTGTGGTCACCAAGTATCCAGAAGAGCAGCTCAAGATCTGGTTCACAGCCCAGAGGCTGAAGCAAGGCATCAGCTGGTCCCCTGAGGAGATTGAGGACGCCCGGAAAAAGATGTTCAATACGGTCATTCAGTCCGTACCCCAGCCCACAATCACCGTCCTCAACACACCCCTGGTCGCCAATGCTGGCGGCGTCCAGCACCTCATCCAGGCCGCCCTCCCGGGCCACGTGGTAGGGCAGCCGGAGGGCACAGCGGGCGGCCTGCTGGTCACTCAGCCGCTGATGGCCAACGGGCTGCAGGCGCCCAGCTCGTCCCTGCCGCCCACCGTCACATCGGTGCCCAAGCAGCCCACCGTGGCACCCGTGAATACGGTGTGCTCCAACACCACGTCGGCGGTGAAGGTGGTCAACGCGGCCCAGTCGCTGCTCACGGCCTGCCCCAGCATCACCTCCCAAGCCTTCCTCGACGCCAGCATCTACAAGAACAAGAAGTCTCACGAACAGCTGTCTGCCCTGAAAGGAAGCTTCTGTCGGAACCAGTTCCCGGGGCAGAGTGAGGTGGAGCATCTGACCAAAGTGACCGGCCTCAGCACCAGAGAGGTGCGCAAGTGGTTCAGTGACCGCAGGTACCACTGCCGGAACCTGAAGGGCTCCAGGGCCGTGCTGCCCGGCGACCCCGGCGCCATCGTCATTGACCCCGGGCCCGAGGCGCCCTTCTCCCCGTCGTTGGCCAAGGCCCCCGAGGTGCCCTGCGTCCCGCCGGCCGCCACCCTGgctgcccctccttccaccaGACGCCAGGCCTGGCACCAGACCCCCGACTTCACGCCAACCAAGTACAAGGAGCGAGCCCCTGAGCAGCTCAGAGCCCTGGAGAGCAGTTTTGCACAAAACCCCCTTCCTCCCGATGAGGAGCTGGACCGCCTGAGGACTGAAACCAAGATGACCCGGAGAGAGATCGACAGCTGGTTTTCGGAGAGGCGGAAGAGAGTGAGCGCCGAGGACCCCAAGAGGGCCGATGAGGGACCCgccccagaggaggaggaggaggaggaagaggaggaggcggGAGAGGAGGAGCCGGGCGGGGGCCCGAGGGCCCCTGGGGAAGACGGCCCCCTGGAAGGGCTCGGCAGCCGTGGGCTGGCAGAGCGCAAGGTCAGCCCCATCAAAATTAACCTTAAGAACCTGCGTGTCACCGAGGCCAATGGGGCCAACGGCAGGAGCGAGCTCCCGGGGCCAGGGGCCTGCGAGCCTGAAGAGGATGGGCCCGGCCAGCCGGCTGAGCAGCCCCCTGGCAAAGCAAGCTGCAAGAAGACGGCCCAGCAGCGGCACCTCTTGCGCCAGCTCTTCGTGCAGACGCGGTGGCCCAGCACCCAGGACTACGACGCCATCATGGCCCAGACTGGCCTGCCGCGGCCTGAGGTGGTGCGCTGGTTCGGGGACAGCAGGTACGCCCTGAAGAACGGCCAGCTCAAGTGGTACGAAGACTATAAGCGGGGCAACTTCCCTCCAGGGCTGCTGGTCGTCACCCCTGGCAACCGGGAGCTGCTGCAGGACTATTACCTGACGCACAAGACGCTGCGTGAGGTGGACCTGCAGAGCCTCTGTGACAAGACCCAGATGAGCTCCCAGCAGGTCAAGCAATGGTTTGCGGAGAAAATGGGCGAGGAGACCCGGGCTGTGGCGGACGCGGGCAGTGAGGACCAGGGCGCCGGCGAGGCTGCAGCCATTCACCAAGGGATGGGGGATGCGTATTTGGAGGTGTCGGAAAACAGTGAGTCGTGGGAGCCTGGCGCCCCTGAGGCCAGCTCGGAGCCCTTTGACGCCCCGAGTCCCCAGGCTGGACTTCAGCTGG AAACAGACTGA